One Ictalurus punctatus breed USDA103 chromosome 10, Coco_2.0, whole genome shotgun sequence genomic region harbors:
- the socs7 gene encoding suppressor of cytokine signaling 7 isoform X2: MNAGHDMSPDFVLMRLVSAAEEDRLDDENSSLSSGTGLVAGFGQDVLSHGNVKGKLDCAQNHLSAGNKAPQSGGSQAPDAGGMPRRAALPVPPPPLHSAEARAYDLGHRGGIGPQLLVFRNVSRDPDGLSEDSADARHASRAFDEQTTHTSESSACTNNNTLSAVDAQHQYHPPWALHPQLKLNTADTDRAELCHRHRIITEKRDWTQIVDKSNPTEVPDPNWSMRARGELRLSDRPALELARQFGELGVAPVPDFLLKDGDLQHCSCSTTTGIRQGEDPTETSDALLVLEGLGSEEVNGLGMKNNPESQDGAQVKTQLTLKCFPSVLSGQAVGVTGGLCLPACRDSQLCCLFRGSLTIKAQGSTPDRDSSQFPTSPSSVESAVQVRPDSASSSLFSSPSVQAERSAGATRAACGSEKALKVPGKTRKGSLKNRLSKLFRTKSCSGSNSLLDKRPSVTFSISSAGSLVDMSGASAVEHDAASQPGLTRAQSASSGTAFTPVFTGETVSLVDVDISRRGRNSPHPPTPPPPPRRSLSLLDAFFRALPHSAPSPIETPPPMRVAPPSNVCPLRGVDSSSFTASLRELERCGWYWGPMNWEDAELKLKGKPDGSFLVRDSSDPRYILSLSFRSQGVTHHTRMEHYRGTFSLWCHPKFEDRCHSVVEFIERAIMHSKNGKFLYFLRSRVPGLPPTPVQLLYPVSRFCNVKSLQHLCRFCIRQLVRIDHIQELPLPKPLISYLKKFYYYDPEEEMYLSIKGMRQMASVEQEPESET, translated from the exons ATGAACGCCGGGCATGATATGTCTCCTGATTTTGTGTTGATGCGCCTGGTCTCTGCGGCCGAGGAGGACCGCTTGGACGATGAGAACAGCAGTCTGTCGTCGGGCACTGGACTGGTGGCTGGATTCGGGCAGGACGTCTTGAGCCACGGAAACGTTAAGGGTAAACTGGACTGCGCGCAGAATCACCTCTCAGCGGGGAACAAAGCTCCGCAGTCTGGCGGAAGTCAGGCACCTGACGCCGGCGGCATGCCGCGCAGAGCCGCTCTGCCTGTCCCCCCTCCTCCGCTTCACTCCGCGGAGGCCCGAGCGTACGATCTCGGCCACAGAGGCGGAATCGGGCCTCAGCTGTTGGTGTTCCGAAACGTCTCGAGAGACCCTGATGGATTATCTGAAGACAGTGCGGATGCTAGGCATGCTTCGAGGGCTTTCGACGAGCAGACGACACACACTTCCGAGTCGAGCGCCTGCACAAATAACAATACGCTCAGCGCTGTAGATGCTCAGCATCAGTACCATCCTCCATGGGCGCTGCATCCTCAGCTGAAGCTGAACACAGCGGATACGGACAGAGCCGAACTGTGCCACCGGCATCGCATAATCACGGAGAAACGCGACTGGACGCAGATTGTTGATAAATCCAACCCGACTGAAGTGCCGGACCCTAATTGGAGCATGAGAGCGCGGGGAGAGCTCCGGCTCTCTGACAGGCCTGCTCTGGAGCTCGCAAGACAGTTTGGGGAGCTGGGAGTCGCCCCGGTGCCCGACTTTTTGCTCAAGGACGGGGATCTACAACACTGCTCGTGCTCCACGACGACCGGAATCAGACAAGGCGAAGATCCAACCGAGACCAGCGATGCTCTGCTTGTACTGGAGGGACTCGGCTCGGAGGAGGTCAACGGCCTGGGCATGAAGAACAATCCCGAGTCCCAAGACGGTGCACAGGTGAAGACCCAGCTCACGCTCAAATGCTTCCCTTCAGTACTCTCGGGCCAGGCGGTCGGGGTCACCGGTGGTCTCTGCTTACCGGCATGTCGCGACTCGCAGCTCTGCTGTTTGTTCCGAGGCTCTCTAACCATAAAGGCTCAAGGCAGCACACCTGACAGAGACTCATCACAGTTCCCGACATCCCCATCATCAGTAGAGTCCGCCGTGCAAGTGCGTCCTGACAGCGCCAGCTCCAGCCTCTTCTCGAGCCCCAGCGTGCAGGCGGAGAGAAGCGCGGGTGCGACCCGGGCCGCATGTGGGAGCGAGAAGGCGCTGAAAGTGCCAGGGAAGACCAGAAAGGGCTCTCTTAAAAATCGTCTGAGCAAACTTTTCAGAACTAAAAGCTGTAGCGGCTCGAATAGTCTTCTGGATAAGAGGCCGTCGGTGACGTTCTCCATCTCTTCAGCCGGCAGTTTGGTGGACATGTCAGGCGCGAGCGCCGTGGAGCACGACGCGGCCAG CCAACCTGGATTAACAAGGGCCCAAAGTGCCTCCTCTGGTACTGCTTTCACTCCTGTCTTCACTG GAGAGACAGTGTCGCTGGTGGATGTGGACATCTCACGGAGAGGGAGAAACTCTCCTCATCCCCCAacccctcctccacctccacgCAGAAGTCTCAGCCTGctag ACGCTTTCTTCCGAGCGCTCCCTCATTCTGCACCATCACCAATCGAGACTCCGCCTCCAATGAGAGTAGCTCCACCTTCCAATGTGTGTCCTCTGAGAGGAGTCGATTCCAGCAGCTTCACAGCCAGCCTTAGAGAATTGGAGAGG TGTGGCTGGTACTGGGGACCGATGAACTGGGAGGACGCGGAGTTGAAACTGAAAGGGAAGCCGGACGGTTCTTTTCTGGTGCGAGACAGTTCAGACCCCCGATATATACTCAGCCTCAGTTTCCGCTCACAAGGAgttacacaccacacacgcaTGGAGCATTACAGAG GGACCTTCAGCTTATGGTGCCATCCCAAGTTTGAGGACCGCTGCCATTCTGTGGTGGAGTTTATAGAGCGTGCCATCATGCATTCTAAAAATGGGAAATTCCTTTACTTCCTGCGGTCACGTGTACCTG GACTCCCACCAACCCCAGTGCAGCTGCTTTATCCAGTCTCACGCTTCTGTAACGTCAAATCCCTGCAGCACCTTTGCCGCTTCTGTATCCGACAGCTTGTCCGCATAGACCACATTCAGGAGCTCCCTCTCCCAAA ACCCCTCATTTCCTATCTGAAAAAGTTCTACTACTATGACCCAGAGGAAGAGATGTATCTGTCAATCAAAGGCATGCGACAGATGGCAAGTGTGGAGCAAGAGCCAGAGTCTGAGACGTAG
- the gpr179 gene encoding probable G-protein coupled receptor 158 encodes MSFADKLPILLLLSSLVSAQLGRNSDSTTSSIQEATPSASNTSYAVEDELAGSMQPPSVSTQPQVAVKEQEQVWSVPENYLYTGDASLLSSSSCRNSFQLTDQNGAIPQDIKALLYKSTVSLTNTVNFLNLIFQASELRETSVREDIEWYHALIRSMLVGERPSLVRHALLSFDADPTAPQPQLVLWASKDSSQDIYLQDLTLAWEKPDLLPHGLDQSWFTLLKSNSPSFPSLSKQVLLNDLSTLDTPKWTYGGIYVTNSSGLQWGETPFLECKDGRFLPGWLLSLSMPFYGLKPDLSPEFRGVIRLDVNIQDFDVNQCATGDFWFADTHQCNRTSMECEPIPRQGFRLGQYCCRCKEGYYSLPDVTEDQLDDGSSSTQGCYPTIPVCVPCYPGCKHCQNGSPCWVQEDWHLRAVLLTVHCFFMALVLISMLRVYQCRSSRPIRASGLLLLEIILFGSLLLYFPVLIIFFKPSTFRCILLRWVRLLGFSVVYGTVSLKMYRVLNVFLSCTAQRVPYMSSTSVLRMLGVMVLIVKWFLCAWTVGVLQNWDRNIPLLITLATSDGQSFRVCDLDRWDYMMAMAELLFLCWGSSLGSAVKAVPAAFHEPRYMSIAINNELLFSTMFHLLRFIKPSLHPDWMLLLFFIHIHVTITVTLGLLFFPKLLHVSQLASEIYEDEVDLRRSCLHLNNSFTSACWSDHNLDPDDIRGELKKLYAQLEVHKTKKMENNNPHLQKKRSSRLTFGRSLIRRIAEIPESMSLQGSRKDKDTSGAGGTLKGSGSCLATSESARVIMRSETAKPSPERQKCLPLRDASVKNCTNKRASETESIDTAPLFCKSVSAQNLALDNNFLHPVSTRVQKSFSFTEKHRDHYPRSPAKSTVDTSRVLKTSPKDKSFDKAEVKEEQPTGTNTSNQANVTCALSEQETLTQKLTSPPTLLYVCPWEFASSLPSSSPPVAKGGSSLDSDVESSRPNPPISSSAPGSPYSFAKPMARCGISFHSATQTLLLARGLVAKKGSGRYSSKNELEGTSQHTRSVTLSSAIKSGKKTPQAPIRSMTCVDSKPCLVKQAAIRASPERNSVSTVPPRIHLWESEDVEYENIIQCQNSGRTRLCLTPSIERTNPSWHHDKASLTVPRSTGCRWDVPNKTCRQSSIADICPWEAKQQDQLQPKGFCDDDLTCEEDSKHMQITTGDKRIRPWEPLGQTSRINSKARKGTEQHQSHTEAEVFPCNVKEDSAKSVSEATKPTERVIYVNPQPDTKKQSRQETLRTDICPWETKSLTTPSPRHRLTKQLTGTADMDICPWDFPEGSSCQLEKLPKTDAENPSDDVKKTKSAPNPPTKQLTSTAETCPWDFPDSPSIVKEVYLLETEEASLKPNQEDMGLPSQVSTTKKTHSCSQEADTTGRSEGITITKEADTSVLQKESVHAKICLWETITLESEQPGKSSQKQTGLHVNRDPVHTGEPEKQIQKTKNAYAEICPWETEQSPKKPQSPNYLQAYICPWELEVSGKSKMQTSVCVDISLWGSERPASTKDSVSEKTEEDTCAHTVQRAKANPPLTRCDALCPWEMKGGSIEHDNNSDIFTWEEPIAEEESDAETAAEAFIFPPDS; translated from the exons ATGAGCTTCGCAGACAAACTGCCGATCCTGCTCCTCCTATCTTCCCTGGTCTCGGCCCAGCTCGGACGCAATTCTGACTCCACGACTTCTTCCATCCAGGAAGCCACCCCATCAGCCTCCAACACAAGCTATGCAGTGGAAGATGAGCTTGCTGGCAGCATGCAGCCTCCCAGTGTGAGCACACAGCCTCAAGTAGCAGTAAAAGAGCAAGAGCAAGTCTGGTCTGTGCCTGAAAATTACCTCTATACCGGTGACGCCTCTCTCCTGAGTTCTTCAAGCTGCCGCAATTCTTTCCAGTTGACTGATCAGAATGGTGCTATCCCACAGGACATCAAGGCCCTCCTCTACAAGTCTACAGTGTCCTTGACCAACACTGTGAACTTCCTCAACCTTATCTTTCAGGCAAGTGAACTGAGGGAGACCAGTGTAAGGGAGGATATAGAGTGGTACCACGCGCTGATCCGGTCCATGCTTGTTGGTGAAAGACCTAGCCTGGTGAGACATGCTCTGCTAAGCTTTGATGCTGATCCTACAGCACCTCAACCACAGTTGGTACTCTGGGCCTCCAAGGACTCATCTCAGGACATCTACTTACAGGACCTCACTTTGGCCTGGGAAAAACCTGACTTACTGCCCCATGGCCTTGATCAGAGCTGGTTCACCTTACTGAAGTCCAACAGCCCATCTTTTCCTAGCCTGTCTAAACAGGTCCTGCTCAATGACCTCAGCACCCTGGACACACCCAAGTGGACATACGGGGGCATCTATGTAACCAATAGCAGTGGACTGCAGTGGGGTGAGACCCCATTCTTGGAGTGTAAAGACGGTCGTTTCCTGCCTGGGTGGCTACTTTCACTTTCTATGCCTTTTTATGGGCTGAAGCCAGACCTCAGTCCTGAGTTTAG AGGTGTGATCCGTTTAGATGTGAATATCCAGGATTTTGATGTAAACCAGTGTGCCACTGGGGATTTCTGGTTTGCTGACACACATCAGTGTAACCGTACCAGCATGGAG TGTGAGCCGATTCCTAGGCAGGGGTTTCGTCTTGGCCAGTACTGTTGCCGATGTAAAGAGGGATACTACAGCCTGCCAGACGTCACAGAGGACCAGT TGGATGATGGTTCCAGTAGTACCCAGGGGTGTTACCCTACGATTCCCGTGTGTGTGCCCTGTTATCCGGGCTGTAAGCATTGTCAGAATGGCTCCCCATGTTGGGTTCAGGAGGACTGGCACCTGAGAGCAGTGCTCCTAACTGTGCATTGCTTCTTCATGGCACTTGTGCTCATCAGCATGCTGAGAGTGTACCAATGCCGGAGTTCAAGG CCGATTCGAGCATCTGGTCTCCTGTTGCTCGAGATTATCCTCTTCGGGTCTCTGCTCCTTTACTTTCCT GTCTTGATAATATTTTTCAAACCCAGCACGTTTCGCTGCATCCTGCTCCGTTGGGTCCGTCTGCTTGGCTTTTCCGTTGTTTACGGCACGGTGTCATTGAAAATGTACAG GGTTCTGAATGTATTCCTCTCATGCACGGCCCAGAGAGTCCCCTACATGTCCAGCACCAGTGTACTCAGGATGCTGGGAGTGATGGTGCTCATTGTGAAATGGTTTTTGTGTGCTTGGACTGTGGGAGTCCTTCAGAACTGGGATCGTAACATCCCACTACTCATTACATTAGCGACCTCAGATGGGCAGAGTTTCAGAGTGTGTGATTTGGACCGCTGGGATTACATGATGGCTATGG CAGAGTTGCTGTTCTTGTGCTGGGGGAGCTCCCTCGGCAGTGCAGTGAAGGCTGTGCCCGCTGCCTTCCACGAGCCTCGCTACATGAGCATCGCTATAAACAACGAACTGCTCTTCTCCACCATGTTCCATCTCCTCAG ATTCATAAAGCCATCTCTACATCCTGACTGGATGCTCTTGCTGTTCTTTATCCACATACATGTCACAATCACTGTAACACTTGGCCTGCTGTTCTTTCCTAAG CTCCTTCACGTATCTCAACTGGCTTCAGAGATATATGAGGATGAAGTAGACCTACGACGTTCATGTTTACATCTAAATAATAGTTTTACATCCGCCTGCTGGAGTGACCACAACCTGGACCCTGACGACATTCGG GGTGAGCTAAAGAAACTTTATGCTCAGTTAGAAGTCCACAAGACcaagaaaatggaaaacaacAACCCACACCTGCAGAAAAAGCGCAGCTCTCGGCTCACGTTTGGCCGATCCCTTATTAGGCGGATAGCTGAGATCCCAGAGAGCATGAGTCTGCAGGGTAGCCGTAAAGATAAGGACACTTCAGGAGCTGGAGGGACACTGAAAGGGTCTGGATCTTGCCTGGCAACTTCCGAAAGCGCTCGTGTCATTATGAGGAGTGAGACAGCAAAGCCATCACCAGAGAGACAAAAGTGTCTGCCATTGAGGGATGCCTCAGTGAAAAACTGTACGAACAAGAGGGCCTCGGAGACAGAGTCCATCGACACCGCGCCACTTTTCTGCAAGTCAGTCAGTGCTCAGAACCTAGCCCTAGACAACAACTTCCTACACCCAGTGTCCACACGGGTTCAGAAATCATTTAGTTTTACAGAAAAGCACAGGGATCATTATCCGCGTTCTCCCGCTAAGAGCACAGTGGACACATCGCGTGTTTTGAAAACAAGCCCAAAAGATAAGTCATTTGACAAGGCTGAAGTTAAGGAGGAACAGCCTACAGGCACAAACACGTCAAACCAAGCAAATGTCACTTGCGCTCTTTCTGAACAGGAAACCCTAACACAGAAGCTTACATCTCCCCCCACACTACTGTATGTTTGCCCCTGGGAATTTGCCTCCTCCTTgccctcctcttctcctcctgtGGCAAAGGGAGGGAGTAGTCTAGACTCAGATGTTGAATCTTCAAGACCAAATCCTCCAATCTCCTCAAGTGCCCCAGGATCACCATATAGCTTTGCCAAGCCGATGGCCCGCTGTGGTATCTCTTTCCATTCTGCTACCCAGACCCTCCTTTTAGCAAGGGGTTTGGTGGCTAAAAAAGGGTCTGGCAGATATAGCAGTAAAAATGAACTGGAGGGTACATCACAACACACCAGATCAGTGACTCTAAGCAGTGCTATAAAGTCAGGGAAAAAGACACCACAAGCACCGATACGATCTATGACTTGTGTTGATTCAAAACCTTGCCTTGTGAAACAGGCAGCGATAAGAGCATCCCCAGAGAGGAACTCCGTAAGCACCGTCCCACCACGTATCCACCTGTGGGAGTCTGAAGACGTGGAGtatgaaaatataatacaatgtcAGAACAGTGGCAGGACAAGACTGTGTCTGACTCCTAGTATCGAGAGGACCAACCCATCCTGGCACCACGATAAAGCTTCTTTGACTGTTCCGAGATCAACAGGGTGTCGATGGGATGTTCCAAACAAGACTTGTCGACAAAGCAGCATTGCTGATATTTGCCCATGGGAAGCGAAGCAGCAAGATCAATTACAACCCAAAGGTTTTTGTGATGACGATTTAACTTGCGAAGAGGACAGCAAGCATATGCAAATAACAACAGGGGACAAAAGGATTCGTCCATGGGAACCTCTAGGACAGACATCGAGAATCAATAGTAAAGCTAGGAAAGGAACTGAGCAACATCAGAGCCATACAGAGGCAGAAGTGTTCCCCTGCAATGTTAAAGAAGATTCTGCCAAATCAGTTTCTGAGGCAACAAAACCCACTGAGAGAGTTATTTATGTAAATCCTCAACCAGACACAAAGAAGCAGAGTCGACAAGAGACACTCCGAACTGATATCTGTCCATGGGAAACAAAAAGTCTAACTACGCCTAGTCCAAGGCACCGTTTAACAAAACAACTTACCGGTACTGCGGATATGGATATATGCCCATGGGATTTCCCTGAGGGATCTTCCTGCCAGTTGGAAAAGTTACCTAAAACAGATGCTGAGAACCCAAGTGATGATGTTAAGAAAACTAAATCAGCGCCAAATCCACCGACTAAACAGCTGACAAGCACAGCGGAAACTTGTCCGTGGGATTTCCCTGACTCGCCATCTATTGTAAAAGAAGTCTATCTGTTGGAAACAGAGGAAGCATCACTGAAACCAAATCAAGAGGACATGGGATTGCCTTCACAAGTGTCCACAACTAAGAAAACACATAGCTGTTCCCAGGAAGCAGATACAACAGGGAGGTCTGAAGGTATCACCATAACAAAGGAGGCAGATACCTCAGTCCTACAAAAAGAAAGTGTGCACGCTAAAATCTGTCTTTGGGAAACCATTACACTAGAAAGTGAACAGCCCGGGAAATCATCTCAAAAACAAACAGGCCTTCATGTTAATCGAGATCCAGTGCATACAGGTGAGCCTGAGAAGCAAATCCAAAAAACCAAAAATGCTTACGCTGAGATTTGCCCATGGGAAACAGAACAGTcaccaaaaaaacctcaaagTCCAAATTACCTTCAAGCATATATATGTCCTTGGGAATTAGAGGTTTCAGGAAAATCCAAAATGCAAACAAGTGTCTGTGTAGACATTTCCCTTTGGGGCTCTGAACGACCAGCGAGTACAAAGGACAGCGTCAGTGAGAAGACGGAAGAAGATACCTGTGCACATACTGTACAACGGGCAAAGGCTAATCCGCCTCTGACTCGATGTGATGCACTGTGTCCATGGGAAATGAAGGGAGGATCCATTGAGCACGATAATAACTCGGACATATTCACATGGGAGGAACCAATAGCGGAAGAAGAAAGTGATGCAGAAACAGCGGCAGAAGCCTTTATCTTCCCACCTGACTCATAA
- the socs7 gene encoding suppressor of cytokine signaling 7 isoform X1: MNAGHDMSPDFVLMRLVSAAEEDRLDDENSSLSSGTGLVAGFGQDVLSHGNVKGKLDCAQNHLSAGNKAPQSGGSQAPDAGGMPRRAALPVPPPPLHSAEARAYDLGHRGGIGPQLLVFRNVSRDPDGLSEDSADARHASRAFDEQTTHTSESSACTNNNTLSAVDAQHQYHPPWALHPQLKLNTADTDRAELCHRHRIITEKRDWTQIVDKSNPTEVPDPNWSMRARGELRLSDRPALELARQFGELGVAPVPDFLLKDGDLQHCSCSTTTGIRQGEDPTETSDALLVLEGLGSEEVNGLGMKNNPESQDGAQVKTQLTLKCFPSVLSGQAVGVTGGLCLPACRDSQLCCLFRGSLTIKAQGSTPDRDSSQFPTSPSSVESAVQVRPDSASSSLFSSPSVQAERSAGATRAACGSEKALKVPGKTRKGSLKNRLSKLFRTKSCSGSNSLLDKRPSVTFSISSAGSLVDMSGASAVEHDAASQPGLTRAQSASSGTAFTPVFTGETVSLVDVDISRRGRNSPHPPTPPPPPRRSLSLLDDIGGPQPGPFLVNVMGASLQSLPLPLPPPPPLHATIQHSLSLNDAFFRALPHSAPSPIETPPPMRVAPPSNVCPLRGVDSSSFTASLRELERCGWYWGPMNWEDAELKLKGKPDGSFLVRDSSDPRYILSLSFRSQGVTHHTRMEHYRGTFSLWCHPKFEDRCHSVVEFIERAIMHSKNGKFLYFLRSRVPGLPPTPVQLLYPVSRFCNVKSLQHLCRFCIRQLVRIDHIQELPLPKPLISYLKKFYYYDPEEEMYLSIKGMRQMASVEQEPESET; the protein is encoded by the exons ATGAACGCCGGGCATGATATGTCTCCTGATTTTGTGTTGATGCGCCTGGTCTCTGCGGCCGAGGAGGACCGCTTGGACGATGAGAACAGCAGTCTGTCGTCGGGCACTGGACTGGTGGCTGGATTCGGGCAGGACGTCTTGAGCCACGGAAACGTTAAGGGTAAACTGGACTGCGCGCAGAATCACCTCTCAGCGGGGAACAAAGCTCCGCAGTCTGGCGGAAGTCAGGCACCTGACGCCGGCGGCATGCCGCGCAGAGCCGCTCTGCCTGTCCCCCCTCCTCCGCTTCACTCCGCGGAGGCCCGAGCGTACGATCTCGGCCACAGAGGCGGAATCGGGCCTCAGCTGTTGGTGTTCCGAAACGTCTCGAGAGACCCTGATGGATTATCTGAAGACAGTGCGGATGCTAGGCATGCTTCGAGGGCTTTCGACGAGCAGACGACACACACTTCCGAGTCGAGCGCCTGCACAAATAACAATACGCTCAGCGCTGTAGATGCTCAGCATCAGTACCATCCTCCATGGGCGCTGCATCCTCAGCTGAAGCTGAACACAGCGGATACGGACAGAGCCGAACTGTGCCACCGGCATCGCATAATCACGGAGAAACGCGACTGGACGCAGATTGTTGATAAATCCAACCCGACTGAAGTGCCGGACCCTAATTGGAGCATGAGAGCGCGGGGAGAGCTCCGGCTCTCTGACAGGCCTGCTCTGGAGCTCGCAAGACAGTTTGGGGAGCTGGGAGTCGCCCCGGTGCCCGACTTTTTGCTCAAGGACGGGGATCTACAACACTGCTCGTGCTCCACGACGACCGGAATCAGACAAGGCGAAGATCCAACCGAGACCAGCGATGCTCTGCTTGTACTGGAGGGACTCGGCTCGGAGGAGGTCAACGGCCTGGGCATGAAGAACAATCCCGAGTCCCAAGACGGTGCACAGGTGAAGACCCAGCTCACGCTCAAATGCTTCCCTTCAGTACTCTCGGGCCAGGCGGTCGGGGTCACCGGTGGTCTCTGCTTACCGGCATGTCGCGACTCGCAGCTCTGCTGTTTGTTCCGAGGCTCTCTAACCATAAAGGCTCAAGGCAGCACACCTGACAGAGACTCATCACAGTTCCCGACATCCCCATCATCAGTAGAGTCCGCCGTGCAAGTGCGTCCTGACAGCGCCAGCTCCAGCCTCTTCTCGAGCCCCAGCGTGCAGGCGGAGAGAAGCGCGGGTGCGACCCGGGCCGCATGTGGGAGCGAGAAGGCGCTGAAAGTGCCAGGGAAGACCAGAAAGGGCTCTCTTAAAAATCGTCTGAGCAAACTTTTCAGAACTAAAAGCTGTAGCGGCTCGAATAGTCTTCTGGATAAGAGGCCGTCGGTGACGTTCTCCATCTCTTCAGCCGGCAGTTTGGTGGACATGTCAGGCGCGAGCGCCGTGGAGCACGACGCGGCCAG CCAACCTGGATTAACAAGGGCCCAAAGTGCCTCCTCTGGTACTGCTTTCACTCCTGTCTTCACTG GAGAGACAGTGTCGCTGGTGGATGTGGACATCTCACGGAGAGGGAGAAACTCTCCTCATCCCCCAacccctcctccacctccacgCAGAAGTCTCAGCCTGctag ACGATATAGGTGGGCCACAACCGGGGCCTTTCCTAGTGAATGTCATGGGGGCGTCCTTGCAGTCTCTACCCCtgcctcttcctcctcctccccccctCCATGCCACCATCCAGCATAGCCTCAGCCTCAATG ACGCTTTCTTCCGAGCGCTCCCTCATTCTGCACCATCACCAATCGAGACTCCGCCTCCAATGAGAGTAGCTCCACCTTCCAATGTGTGTCCTCTGAGAGGAGTCGATTCCAGCAGCTTCACAGCCAGCCTTAGAGAATTGGAGAGG TGTGGCTGGTACTGGGGACCGATGAACTGGGAGGACGCGGAGTTGAAACTGAAAGGGAAGCCGGACGGTTCTTTTCTGGTGCGAGACAGTTCAGACCCCCGATATATACTCAGCCTCAGTTTCCGCTCACAAGGAgttacacaccacacacgcaTGGAGCATTACAGAG GGACCTTCAGCTTATGGTGCCATCCCAAGTTTGAGGACCGCTGCCATTCTGTGGTGGAGTTTATAGAGCGTGCCATCATGCATTCTAAAAATGGGAAATTCCTTTACTTCCTGCGGTCACGTGTACCTG GACTCCCACCAACCCCAGTGCAGCTGCTTTATCCAGTCTCACGCTTCTGTAACGTCAAATCCCTGCAGCACCTTTGCCGCTTCTGTATCCGACAGCTTGTCCGCATAGACCACATTCAGGAGCTCCCTCTCCCAAA ACCCCTCATTTCCTATCTGAAAAAGTTCTACTACTATGACCCAGAGGAAGAGATGTATCTGTCAATCAAAGGCATGCGACAGATGGCAAGTGTGGAGCAAGAGCCAGAGTCTGAGACGTAG